In Tolypothrix sp. NIES-4075, the following proteins share a genomic window:
- a CDS encoding flavin prenyltransferase UbiX, with amino-acid sequence MSNKQQPIILGISGASGLIYAVRAIKFLLEADYEIELVASKSSYMVWQSEQNIRMPVEPVQQEQFWRQQAKVEAAGKLHCHPWGDVGANIASGSFRTLGMIVIPCSMSTVAKLAAGLSSDLLERAADVQLKEGRKLIIVPRETPFSLIHLRNLTGLAEVGARIVPAIPAWYHNPQTIEDLVDFVVARALDQLDIDCIPLQRWQGRK; translated from the coding sequence GTGTCAAACAAACAACAGCCAATTATCTTAGGCATATCAGGTGCATCAGGTTTAATTTACGCCGTTCGAGCGATTAAATTTCTGCTTGAAGCCGACTATGAAATTGAACTAGTTGCCTCGAAGTCAAGTTACATGGTTTGGCAATCAGAGCAGAATATTCGGATGCCAGTAGAACCTGTTCAACAAGAGCAATTTTGGCGACAGCAAGCCAAAGTTGAAGCAGCAGGTAAACTACATTGCCATCCTTGGGGTGATGTTGGAGCGAATATTGCCAGTGGTTCCTTTCGTACCTTGGGGATGATTGTCATTCCATGCAGTATGAGTACCGTAGCCAAGCTAGCAGCCGGTTTAAGTTCCGACTTATTAGAACGGGCAGCGGATGTCCAGCTTAAAGAAGGTCGAAAGCTGATAATCGTTCCCCGTGAAACTCCTTTTAGCCTGATTCACCTGCGTAATTTAACTGGTTTGGCAGAAGTCGGGGCAAGAATTGTCCCCGCGATTCCTGCTTGGTATCACAATCCGCAAACAATCGAGGATTTAGTTGATTTTGTTGTGGCTCGTGCTTTAGACCAACTGGATATTGACTGCATCCCACTTCAACGCTGGCAAGGGAGAAAATAA
- a CDS encoding ribonuclease R family protein: MEFSIATLLANFTDDKLVARKVLEKKLGCEDEDSLQKLQIALEILEKVGLLVKERGKYRKVTEEGIIEAKLRCSSKGFCFAIQDTEGAEDIYIRESHLSNAWNGDRVLVRVLKEGSRRRSPEGEVKLILERSNHTLLARIKQVESGFRAVPLDDRLLFELKLLASGMKLEEAIDHLAHVEVLRYPLAQYPPVGRVVQILGSDAEAAADIDLVTCKHDLSRTFPESVSDAAAKLPKKLLKADLKNRQDYRDLFTLTIGGTKDSQVIENALTFEKTPQGHSRLGFHITDVCHYVLPDEALDREAIKRGRTVYLGEVVLPMLPSAVAERCSLIVGSDRLSISFLITFDSQSQEVLDWEIQKGIIKVDEHISEQQALSILTGKISKSTRGKNKDSEEVVQMLQELQALQNAVKQVRLNRGSLQLNLPPNQNPYNDEGILGCAAVNDLPVRSLLTEFVLLVNQLMANHLNALGIPAIWRVQGAPDSEDVQEMLKLAINLGVELSLEAEVDIQPLDYQQLTRAFAESSSEQVLTYLLQDTLKPASYSTTIGSHFGLALSEYTHCTAPLRRYPDLLMQRVYYSLLEHGRDRRNTRVKERVNLCHSASHSEINWNVLPPELQQELQSELTRVIVQINDREKEVQEAEADLAGLQRASLMKQRIGEVFSGVITGVQSYGFFVEIEVPAVEDKESGNVRVPLRVEGLVHVSSLKDDWYEYRARQQALFGRKNRASYRLGDRVAVQVKSVDYYRQQIDLVTVGSDGIASGRGMNGSNGEVSNIYLSNEMEPQDLEPYGDDE, from the coding sequence ATGGAATTTTCAATCGCTACATTACTTGCCAATTTTACCGATGATAAGTTGGTAGCTCGGAAAGTTTTGGAAAAAAAACTTGGTTGTGAAGATGAAGATAGTTTACAAAAACTTCAAATTGCTTTAGAAATTCTGGAAAAAGTCGGGCTTTTGGTAAAAGAACGCGGCAAATATCGGAAAGTGACAGAAGAGGGAATCATCGAAGCAAAGCTGCGCTGTTCTAGTAAAGGCTTTTGTTTCGCGATTCAGGATACCGAAGGTGCGGAGGATATTTATATTCGCGAAAGTCATCTGAGTAATGCTTGGAATGGCGATCGCGTTTTAGTTAGAGTTCTCAAAGAAGGTAGTCGGCGCCGTTCTCCTGAAGGTGAGGTGAAGCTAATTCTCGAACGCTCGAATCACACTTTGCTAGCGCGAATTAAGCAAGTAGAAAGCGGTTTTCGTGCCGTTCCTCTGGACGATCGCTTGCTGTTTGAACTTAAACTGCTAGCTAGTGGGATGAAATTGGAAGAAGCGATCGACCATCTTGCCCATGTCGAAGTTTTGCGTTACCCTTTAGCGCAATATCCCCCTGTCGGTCGAGTCGTGCAAATTCTCGGTAGCGATGCCGAAGCTGCTGCTGATATCGATTTGGTAACTTGTAAGCACGACCTTTCCCGTACTTTCCCGGAGTCAGTTAGCGATGCAGCCGCTAAGTTGCCGAAAAAGTTACTCAAAGCTGATTTAAAAAATCGTCAGGATTATCGTGATTTATTTACCCTAACTATTGGCGGTACAAAAGATTCCCAAGTAATAGAAAACGCCTTAACTTTCGAGAAAACTCCACAGGGACACTCGCGATTAGGCTTTCACATTACCGATGTTTGTCACTACGTTTTACCAGATGAAGCTCTCGATCGCGAAGCAATTAAGCGCGGTAGGACGGTATATCTCGGTGAAGTCGTGCTGCCAATGTTACCGTCAGCTGTGGCAGAACGCTGTTCTTTGATTGTGGGAAGCGATCGCTTAAGCATCTCTTTTTTAATTACCTTCGATTCACAATCACAAGAAGTCCTAGACTGGGAAATTCAAAAGGGTATCATCAAAGTAGACGAACACATCAGCGAACAACAAGCTTTATCAATTCTCACTGGTAAAATAAGTAAATCTACGAGGGGAAAAAATAAGGACTCAGAAGAAGTAGTCCAGATGTTGCAAGAACTGCAAGCACTGCAAAATGCAGTCAAACAAGTGCGGCTGAATCGCGGGAGCTTGCAATTAAATCTGCCACCGAACCAAAATCCGTACAACGATGAGGGGATTTTAGGATGTGCCGCAGTCAATGATTTACCTGTGCGATCGCTCTTAACAGAATTCGTGCTACTTGTTAATCAACTGATGGCAAATCATTTAAACGCTTTAGGCATTCCTGCCATTTGGCGAGTACAAGGCGCACCCGATTCGGAAGACGTGCAGGAAATGCTAAAATTAGCGATTAATTTAGGCGTGGAACTGTCACTAGAAGCCGAAGTAGATATTCAACCTTTAGATTATCAACAATTGACCAGAGCTTTCGCCGAATCGTCATCAGAACAAGTTCTGACTTACTTGTTGCAAGATACACTCAAGCCAGCTTCTTACAGCACTACTATTGGCTCTCACTTTGGTTTGGCGCTAAGTGAGTATACACACTGTACTGCACCGTTGCGGCGTTATCCAGATTTGCTCATGCAAAGAGTGTATTATTCACTACTGGAACATGGACGCGATCGCCGCAACACCCGCGTGAAAGAGCGCGTTAATTTGTGTCACTCCGCAAGCCACAGTGAAATTAACTGGAACGTTTTACCCCCAGAATTGCAACAAGAACTGCAAAGCGAGCTGACAAGGGTAATCGTCCAAATCAACGACAGAGAAAAAGAAGTCCAAGAAGCCGAAGCCGATTTAGCCGGGTTGCAAAGAGCTTCTTTGATGAAACAGCGCATTGGTGAGGTTTTCAGTGGTGTAATTACAGGTGTTCAATCTTACGGTTTCTTTGTAGAAATTGAAGTACCAGCAGTTGAGGACAAAGAAAGCGGTAATGTGAGAGTGCCTTTACGAGTCGAAGGATTGGTACACGTTAGCTCGCTCAAAGATGATTGGTATGAGTACCGCGCTCGACAACAAGCGCTATTTGGTCGCAAAAATCGGGCTTCTTACAGATTAGGCGATCGTGTAGCCGTGCAAGTTAAAAGCGTCGATTACTACCGCCAGCAAATTGATTTAGTCACCGTAGGCAGCGATGGCATCGCCTCAGGCAGGGGCATGAACGGCTCCAATGGCGAAGTATCAAATATATACTTATCCAACGAAATGGAGCCTCAAGACCTAGAACCATATGGTGATGATGAATAA
- a CDS encoding shikimate kinase, whose translation MSILKGVNLYLIGMMGAGKTTVGRELAKQLSYGFVDADNVIEQSTGRSINQLFALEGEAGFRQIESDVLAQICAFTKLVISTGGGVILQQKNWSYLRHGLIVWLDVPVELLYTRLAEDTTRPLLQDVDLKQKLRSLFEQRQPLYNQADLRISVSEEETPTKVARKVLEAIPTVLK comes from the coding sequence ATGAGTATATTAAAAGGAGTTAACCTGTACTTAATTGGCATGATGGGCGCCGGTAAGACTACTGTAGGGCGCGAACTTGCGAAACAATTGAGTTACGGGTTTGTCGATGCGGATAACGTAATTGAACAATCAACCGGACGAAGTATTAATCAGTTGTTTGCTTTGGAAGGGGAAGCGGGTTTTCGTCAAATCGAAAGCGATGTACTAGCACAAATTTGCGCTTTTACAAAATTAGTTATCTCTACTGGTGGAGGAGTTATTCTCCAACAAAAAAACTGGAGTTATCTGCGCCACGGCTTGATTGTTTGGCTGGATGTGCCAGTAGAGTTACTTTACACCCGTTTAGCAGAAGATACCACAAGACCGTTACTGCAAGATGTTGACTTGAAGCAAAAACTGCGATCGCTCTTTGAACAACGACAGCCATTATATAATCAAGCCGATCTGCGAATCAGCGTCAGCGAGGAAGAAACACCCACGAAAGTGGCTCGGAAAGTACTTGAGGCGATTCCCACAGTTCTGAAATAA
- a CDS encoding NB-ARC domain-containing protein has product MAANLNKIEEDFVEAKNNWELEKLYVDLASAKGKALTPVEKKFLRGLLCGFSPAEIANAVYKSRSSSTVRVYLSNGLYKYIEDMLSNQEGSSIKVKNWSRVTQLLEKAGYKKGWFQIDVTSNQIITTENKEADFDTMKTAQRQDWGEAIDVSKFYGRTSELASLSEWIVQERCRLVVLLGMGGIGKTALSVKLAEAIKENFEFVIWRSLSLAPPLEVILNQLISLLSPKAQTQRQESVESNISQLIECLRSSRCLIVLDGVDSILSNGNDTDLRIEYPLSVPASNPDVKNPSGYVTKQIRYLKGYENYGELIRRLGDSQHESCLVLTSREKPQEIAALQGKKLPVRSWKLTGLSNADSWEILKEKGFTDSDESECRILIEWYAGNPLFIKLVATTIQELFAGNIYEFLEQGTVVFGDIRAILDEQFYRLSNLEKQIMHWLALNRNLVSVRKLQKEIIPRVSQRLILEAIELLQRRSLIERSASSFAQTPVLMEYIAERLIEENFKNQDKSSYSLMSQTIFEAQLKNHIREIRLNAEM; this is encoded by the coding sequence ATGGCTGCTAATTTAAATAAAATAGAAGAGGATTTTGTAGAGGCTAAAAATAATTGGGAGCTAGAAAAGTTATACGTTGATTTGGCATCGGCAAAAGGAAAAGCTCTAACACCTGTTGAAAAGAAATTTTTGAGAGGTTTACTTTGTGGTTTTAGTCCGGCAGAAATTGCTAATGCAGTTTATAAAAGTCGCAGTAGTAGTACTGTGAGAGTTTATCTTTCTAATGGGCTATATAAATATATAGAAGATATGCTGAGTAACCAAGAGGGAAGCAGCATTAAGGTCAAAAACTGGAGTCGGGTCACTCAATTACTAGAGAAAGCAGGTTATAAAAAAGGTTGGTTTCAAATAGATGTGACTAGCAATCAAATAATCACAACCGAGAATAAGGAAGCTGATTTTGATACGATGAAAACAGCCCAAAGACAAGATTGGGGTGAAGCTATTGATGTGAGTAAATTTTACGGACGCACTAGCGAACTCGCATCCCTATCTGAATGGATTGTGCAAGAGCGCTGTCGATTAGTGGTACTCTTAGGTATGGGTGGAATTGGTAAAACAGCTTTGTCAGTAAAGCTGGCAGAAGCAATTAAGGAAAATTTTGAATTTGTAATTTGGCGATCGCTTAGTCTCGCACCACCTTTAGAAGTCATCTTAAATCAACTAATTTCGCTTTTATCTCCAAAAGCGCAAACACAACGGCAAGAAAGTGTCGAAAGCAACATTTCCCAACTAATTGAGTGTTTGCGCTCTTCACGCTGTCTGATTGTATTAGATGGTGTAGACTCAATTTTAAGCAATGGCAACGATACCGACTTGAGAATCGAATATCCTCTCTCTGTGCCAGCTAGCAACCCAGACGTAAAAAATCCTTCTGGTTATGTTACCAAGCAAATTCGGTATCTTAAAGGTTATGAAAATTATGGAGAGTTAATCAGAAGATTAGGAGACTCTCAACATGAAAGTTGCTTGGTGTTAACCAGTAGAGAAAAACCTCAAGAAATTGCCGCGCTACAAGGAAAAAAATTACCTGTTCGCTCTTGGAAATTGACAGGATTAAGTAATGCAGACAGTTGGGAAATTCTCAAAGAAAAAGGATTTACAGATTCTGACGAATCCGAATGCAGAATATTAATTGAGTGGTATGCAGGTAATCCATTATTTATTAAATTAGTTGCTACAACTATTCAAGAATTATTTGCTGGCAATATATATGAATTTTTAGAACAAGGTACTGTGGTTTTTGGCGACATTCGGGCAATTTTAGATGAACAGTTTTATCGTTTATCTAATTTGGAAAAGCAGATTATGCACTGGCTAGCACTGAATCGCAATTTGGTTTCAGTGCGAAAATTGCAAAAAGAGATTATACCACGAGTTTCGCAACGATTAATATTAGAAGCTATAGAGTTATTACAAAGGCGATCGCTAATAGAAAGATCTGCATCCAGCTTTGCACAAACCCCAGTTTTGATGGAATATATAGCTGAACGATTAATTGAGGAAAATTTTAAAAATCAAGATAAATCAAGTTACTCATTGATGAGTCAGACAATTTTTGAAGCACAATTAAAAAACCACATTCGAGAAATTCGCCTCAACGCGGAGATGTAA
- the argB gene encoding acetylglutamate kinase — protein MIVNDIEYIRQAAATRVQVLSEALPYIQQFAGRTVVVKYGGAAMKDSTLKDKVIRDVVFLSCVGLRPILVHGGGPEINSWLDKLGIEAQFKNGLRVTDAPTMDVVEMVLVGRVNKEIVALINQAGGLAVGLCGKDGNLIKARPQGQEGIGFVGEVCGVNIKILETLVSSGYIPVVSSVAADETGQAYNINADTVAGEIAAALGAEKLILLTDTRGILKDYKDPSSLIPKVDIQEARELIATNVVSGGMIPKVNCCVRSLAQGVRAAHIIDGRIPHALLLEIFTDIGIGTMLIGSQFTS, from the coding sequence ATGATAGTCAACGATATTGAGTACATCAGACAAGCCGCAGCCACTCGCGTGCAAGTACTGAGCGAAGCATTACCTTACATTCAACAATTTGCTGGACGCACCGTTGTTGTTAAATACGGTGGTGCGGCAATGAAAGATAGCACCCTCAAAGATAAAGTTATCCGCGACGTTGTATTTTTATCTTGCGTCGGCTTGCGACCAATTTTAGTCCACGGTGGGGGACCAGAAATTAACAGCTGGCTGGATAAACTGGGAATCGAAGCGCAATTTAAAAATGGTCTGCGTGTCACCGATGCCCCCACAATGGATGTGGTGGAAATGGTTTTAGTCGGTCGAGTTAACAAAGAAATTGTCGCTTTGATTAACCAAGCTGGCGGATTGGCGGTGGGATTGTGCGGTAAAGATGGTAACTTAATTAAAGCTCGTCCTCAAGGTCAAGAAGGCATTGGCTTTGTAGGGGAAGTTTGCGGTGTGAATATCAAGATTTTGGAGACACTCGTTAGCAGTGGCTATATTCCAGTAGTTTCCAGCGTAGCCGCAGACGAAACAGGACAAGCTTACAACATTAATGCCGATACGGTAGCTGGAGAAATAGCCGCAGCACTTGGGGCAGAAAAGTTAATTTTGCTCACAGATACGCGGGGTATTTTAAAAGATTACAAAGATCCGTCAAGCTTGATTCCGAAAGTGGATATTCAAGAAGCCCGCGAGTTGATTGCCACTAATGTAGTTAGTGGTGGGATGATTCCGAAAGTAAATTGTTGCGTGCGATCGCTCGCTCAAGGAGTACGTGCAGCACACATCATTGATGGTCGCATTCCTCACGCCCTGCTGCTAGAAATCTTCACCGACATCGGTATCGGGACAATGTTGATCGGTTCTCAATTTACTTCTTAG